A single window of Drosophila suzukii chromosome 3, CBGP_Dsuzu_IsoJpt1.0, whole genome shotgun sequence DNA harbors:
- the Sb gene encoding serine proteinase stubble yields the protein MKQATLIRPRLRHRRSTAAAASKMCPKRHWLVNRGSSGGSGGAAARSRRSLDQIVEVLVALILVNCLATAAAALITPPDALSLDLESLSLGSPSYSSSGSAASSSEDDDMTGGFYRSPHRLEGYPQIQQLQRGQNFKISPKPCSFGRVEGTCMFVWECIKSEGRHVGMCVDSFMFGSCCTHNYTDNLAVPQTVFSYTRPTKPLTLRPRPPAAPYKPMISGMTTIERPHGAGTLVIRPSGPHHQGTLARPHPPPYQSKPTTASDMLSSASHPSSSSSSSSNSIWHTSTQQQQQYPQQQHQQNQQNHWQMTTEPSFITKPRPTGWTKPGIVNLPMPARPSKPSKPTKKPIVYERTPSPPSSTSTTSTSLIWPGQTHPPQPHRPTRPQLSPGTSLAASSSSAWPSPSPTTSTTSTSTTTTTTTRRTTTPATTTRRTTTNKPTRPYQRPTTAISSSSSTTSTTTSSKTPTTTRPISSSSSSSSSSGIVTSSQRPTQPTHRPPVLATSGIETNEITDSSSPDSGALGHVKTISAARSECGVPTLARPETRIVGGKSAAFGRWPWQVSVRRTSFFGFSSTHRCGGALINENWIATAGHCVDDLLISQIRIRVGEYDFSHVQEQLPYIERGVAKKVVHPKYSFLTYEYDLALVKLEQPLEFAPHVSPICLPETESLLIGMNATVTGWGRLSEGGTLPSVLQEVSVPIVSNDNCKSMFMRAGRQEFIPDIFLCAGYETGGQDSCQGDSGGPLQAKSQDGRFFLAGIISWGIGCAEANLPGVCTRISKFTPWILEHVR from the exons ATGAAGCAAGCGACTTTAATCAGACCCAGACTCAGACACAG AAGAAGCACAGCAGCGGCAGCCAGCAAGATGTGTCCCAAACGGCATTGGCTAGTCAACAGAGGAAGCTCTGGAGGATCAGGAGGAGCTGCGGCGAGGAGCAGGCGCAGTCTAGACCAAATAGTAGAAGTATTAGTAGCCTTAATCTTAGTCAATTGTCTGGCCACGGCAGCAGCGGCGCTGATCACACCGCCCGACGCCCTCAGCCTCGATCTGGAGTCGCTGTCTCTGGGCTCCCCATCCTATTCCTCCTCCGGCTCCGCCGCCTCCTCCTCGGAGGACGACGACATGACCGGCGGCTTCTACCGCAGCCCCCATCGCCTGGAGGGCTATCCGCAGATACAGCAGCTGCAGCGCGGCCAGAACTTTAAGATCAGCCCCAAGCCATGCTCCTTTGGCCGCGTCGAGGGCACCTGCATGTTCGTGTGGGAGTGCATCAAGTCCGAGGGCCGGCACGTGGGCATGTGCGTCGACTCCTTCATGTTCGGCTCCTGCTGCACGCACAACTACACCGACAACCTCGCCGTGCCGCAGACGGTCTTCTCCTACACGAGGCCCACCAAGCCGCTCACGCTCCGCCCGCGTCCTCCCGCGGCGCCCTACAAGCCCATGATCAG CGGCATGACCACCATAGAGCGTCCCCATGGCGCTGGCACCCTTGTGATTCGTCCTTCGGGTCCGCACCACCAGGGAACCTTGGCGCGCCCTCATCCGCCGCCCTACCAGAGCAAGCCCACCACGGCCTCGGATATGCTGAGCTCCGCCTCGCATCCCAGCTCCAGCTCCAGTTCGAGTTCGA ATAGCATTTGGCATACATCgacccagcagcagcagcagtatccgcagcagcagcatcagcagaaTCAGCAGAACCACTGGCAGATGACCACCGAGCCAAGCTTTATTACCAAGCCGCGACCCACCGGCTGGACCAAGCCCGGCATCGTCAATTTGCCAATGCCCGCGCGACCCTCAAAGCCGTCGAAGCCCACAAAGAAACCGATTGTCTACGAGCGGACACCGTCGCCTCCATCGTCCACCTCGACGACATCAACGTCCCTGATTTGGCCAGGCCAGACGCATCCCCCCCAGCCGCATCGCCCCACCAGGCCGCAG CTGTCGCCGGGCACATCATTAGCCGCATCCTCGTCCTCGGCTTGGCCATCACCGTCGCCAACCACCTCGAcgacatccacatccacaacGACGACAACAACCACTCGACGGACAACCACACCGGCGACCACAACGAGGAGAACCACGACAAACAAGCCCACAAGGCCCTACCAGCGGCCCACCACGGCGATCTCCTCCTCGAGCTCGACCACCAGTACCACCACTTCGAGCAAGACACCCACCACGACCAGGCCGATTAGCTCCAGCAGCAGTTCCAGCAGCTCCAGCGGAATCGTCACCAGCAGCCAGCGGCCAACGCAGCCCACGCACCGTCCGCCGGTCCTGGCCACCTCCGGCATCGAGACCAACGAGATAACGGACTCCTCCAGCCCCGACTCCGGAGCTCTGGGCCATGTGAAGACCATCTCGGCGGCCCGCAGTG AGTGCGGAGTGCCGACTTTGGCGCGTCCCGAGACGCGGATCGTGGGCGGTAAGAGCGCGGCCTTCGGTCGTTGGCCCTGGCAGGTGTCTGTGCGGCGCACCTCCTTCTTCGGATTCTCCAGCACCCACCGCTGCGGTGGCGCTTTGATCAACGAGAACTGGATAGCCACCGCCGGACACTGCGTGGACGA CCTGCTCATCTCGCAGATACGCATCCGCGTGGGCGAGTACGACTTCTCGCATGTGCAGGAGCAGCTGCCCTACATCGAGCGTGGGGTGGCCAAGAAGGTGGTCCATCCCAAGTACAGCTTCCTCACGTACGAGTACGACCTGGCGCTGGTCAAGCTGGAGCAGCCGCTCGAATTCGCGCCGCATGTCAGTCCCATTTGCCTGCCCGAGACGGAGAGCCTTCTAATTGGCATGAACGCCACGGTCACCGGCTGGGGTCGCCTCAGCGAGGGCGGCACCCTGCCCTCCGTCCTCCAGGAG GTTTCTGTGCCGATTGTGAGTAACGACAATTGCAAATCGATGTTCATGCGCGCAGGTCGCCAGGAATTTATTCCTGACATATTCCTATGTGCGGGCTACGAGACAGGAGGGCAGGACTCCTGTCAGGGCGACTCAGGTGGACCACTACAG GCCAAGTCGCAGGATGGCCGCTTCTTCCTGGCCGGCATCATCTCCTGGGGCATTGGCTGTGCCGAGGCCAATCTGCCCGGCGTTTGCACACGAATCTCCAAGTTTACGCCGTGGATACTGGAGCATGTCAGATGA